Proteins co-encoded in one Bacillus paramycoides genomic window:
- a CDS encoding YitT family protein, which translates to MTSNLKIRNIIFILIGSAIFSFGIVNINIENHLAEGGFTGITLLLYFLFKFDPSYSNLILNIPIFFIGWKLLGRTTFIYTLIGTFSVSLFLWIFQRYEVLNLHLNLQNDMTLAALFAGAFIGIGLGIIFKYGGTTGGVDIIARLAHKYVGWSMGKTMFMFDAIVIIVSILTYLSYREGMYTLVAVFIGAKVIDFMQEGAYAAKGATIISDKNDEIAAKILSEMERGATFLKAVGSYTKVERNVLYCVVAKNEIVKLKNIITSVDPHAFVAVSDVHDVVGEGFTLDENKNPLHT; encoded by the coding sequence ATGACATCAAATTTGAAGATTCGAAATATCATTTTCATTTTAATCGGTTCCGCTATTTTTTCTTTCGGTATTGTAAATATCAATATTGAAAATCACCTTGCAGAAGGTGGATTTACCGGTATTACACTATTATTGTATTTTCTATTTAAGTTTGATCCTTCTTATTCAAACTTAATTTTAAATATTCCTATATTTTTTATTGGTTGGAAGTTACTTGGAAGAACGACATTTATCTATACACTAATCGGCACCTTTAGCGTATCTTTATTTCTATGGATTTTTCAACGTTACGAAGTTCTCAACTTACATTTAAACTTACAAAACGATATGACACTCGCAGCTTTATTCGCAGGGGCATTTATTGGTATCGGTCTTGGCATAATATTTAAATATGGCGGGACTACTGGCGGTGTAGATATTATCGCGAGACTCGCTCATAAATATGTTGGCTGGAGTATGGGGAAAACGATGTTTATGTTTGATGCTATCGTCATTATCGTCTCTATTCTTACATATTTATCATACCGCGAAGGCATGTATACGTTAGTTGCTGTTTTTATCGGGGCGAAAGTCATTGATTTTATGCAAGAAGGAGCCTATGCGGCGAAAGGGGCAACGATTATCTCAGATAAAAATGATGAAATTGCTGCCAAAATTTTATCTGAGATGGAACGCGGAGCTACTTTTTTAAAAGCTGTTGGATCGTATACAAAAGTGGAACGGAACGTATTATATTGCGTTGTTGCTAAAAATGAAATCGTGAAATTAAAAAACATTATTACTTCTGTAGATCCTCACGCCTTTGTTGCTGTAAGTGACGTACACGATGTAGTTGGTGAAGGTTTTACATTAGATGAAAATAAAAATCCGTTACATACATAA
- a CDS encoding nucleotide pyrophosphohydrolase, whose protein sequence is MEAKTMKDMQKEVDAYIGQFKEGYFSPLAMMARLTEEMGELAREINHYYGEKPKKTTETERSIEEELGDVLFVMICMANSLNIDLETAHNIVMNKFNTRDKDRWTRIDEGEKE, encoded by the coding sequence ATGGAAGCGAAAACGATGAAGGATATGCAGAAAGAAGTAGATGCATATATTGGTCAGTTTAAAGAAGGTTATTTTAGTCCACTTGCAATGATGGCTCGTTTAACGGAAGAAATGGGGGAGCTTGCAAGAGAGATTAATCATTATTATGGTGAGAAGCCGAAGAAAACAACTGAAACAGAACGTAGTATTGAAGAAGAGCTTGGAGATGTATTATTTGTTATGATTTGTATGGCAAATAGTTTAAATATTGATTTAGAAACAGCACATAACATTGTAATGAATAAATTTAATACTCGTGATAAAGATCGCTGGACACGTATTGATGAGGGAGAGAAAGAATGA
- the bshB1 gene encoding bacillithiol biosynthesis deacetylase BshB1 produces MSGLHILAFGAHADDVEIGMAGTIAKYTKQGYEVGICDLTEADLSSNGTIELRKEEAKAAARIMGVKTRLNLAMPDRGLYMKEEYIREIVKVIRTYKPKLVFAPYYEDRHPDHANCAKLVEEAIFSAGIRKYMPEVPPHRVDSFYHYMINGFHKPNFCIDISEYVSQKVGALEAYESQFSTGSDGVKTPLTEGYVETVVAREKMFGKEVGVLYAEGFMSKKPVLLHADLIGGCK; encoded by the coding sequence ATGAGTGGATTACATATATTAGCGTTTGGTGCTCATGCCGATGATGTTGAAATCGGCATGGCTGGTACCATTGCTAAATATACGAAGCAAGGGTATGAAGTAGGTATTTGTGATTTAACAGAAGCTGATCTTTCTTCTAATGGAACGATAGAGTTAAGAAAAGAAGAAGCTAAGGCGGCGGCTCGTATAATGGGAGTAAAAACGAGACTAAATTTAGCGATGCCAGACCGTGGTTTGTATATGAAAGAAGAGTATATACGTGAAATTGTAAAGGTGATTCGTACATATAAACCAAAACTAGTTTTTGCGCCGTATTATGAAGATCGTCACCCAGATCATGCAAATTGTGCAAAACTTGTGGAAGAAGCTATTTTTTCAGCTGGAATTCGTAAATATATGCCAGAGGTTCCGCCACATCGTGTGGATTCTTTTTATCATTATATGATTAATGGTTTTCATAAACCGAATTTCTGTATAGATATTAGTGAATACGTATCGCAAAAGGTGGGAGCACTAGAAGCGTATGAAAGTCAGTTTTCAACAGGGAGTGATGGTGTGAAAACGCCGTTAACAGAAGGTTACGTTGAAACTGTAGTCGCTCGTGAGAAGATGTTTGGAAAAGAAGTTGGAGTCTTATATGCCGAAGGATTTATGAGTAAGAAACCGGTTTTATTACATGCTGATTTAATAGGGGGATGTAAATGA
- the mgsA gene encoding methylglyoxal synthase, with protein MKIALIAHDKKKNDMVSFAYAYKPIFEKHELFATGTTGLRIMEATGLVVTRYQSGPLGGDQEIGAMIAKNDLDMVIFFRDPLTAQPHEPDVNALLRLCDVYAIPLATNMASAEMLMHALERGDLDYRKLRK; from the coding sequence ATGAAAATTGCCTTAATCGCACATGACAAAAAGAAAAATGACATGGTTTCGTTTGCATACGCATATAAACCAATTTTTGAAAAACATGAATTATTTGCAACAGGAACGACAGGACTTCGTATCATGGAAGCGACCGGTTTGGTTGTAACGAGATATCAATCTGGTCCTCTTGGCGGCGATCAAGAAATTGGTGCAATGATTGCAAAAAATGATTTAGACATGGTAATTTTCTTCCGCGATCCATTAACAGCACAGCCGCATGAACCGGATGTGAATGCATTGCTTCGTTTATGTGATGTATATGCGATTCCACTTGCAACGAATATGGCAAGTGCTGAAATGTTAATGCACGCATTAGAGCGAGGGGATTTAGATTACCGCAAGTTAAGAAAATGA
- the dapB gene encoding dihydrodipicolinate reductase — protein MKEIKVIIAGPRGRMGHEAVLLMERTEHFNLVAAVDYKHGGEKISDLPGMPALDAPVYADLHTCLEEVEADVLLDLTTPEVGKQHVTLAVERGLRSVIGTTGFTEEELKQLTENAKEKAVGTIIAPNFAIGAVLMMKFSQMAAKYFQDVEVIELHHDQKLDAPSGTAVKTVELIRQNRESKQQGHPNEVEQLEGARGANVDGIHIHSVRLPGLIAHQEVMFGGDGQMLTVRHDSFNRASFMSGVKLSIETVINLDHLVYGLENIID, from the coding sequence ATGAAAGAAATTAAAGTAATTATCGCTGGACCAAGAGGTCGTATGGGACATGAAGCAGTTCTTCTTATGGAAAGAACAGAACATTTTAATTTAGTAGCAGCAGTGGATTATAAGCATGGTGGAGAGAAAATCTCTGATTTACCGGGCATGCCAGCGCTAGATGCACCTGTTTACGCAGATTTACATACTTGTTTAGAGGAAGTAGAAGCTGATGTGTTGTTAGATTTAACAACGCCAGAAGTTGGGAAACAACACGTTACATTAGCAGTTGAGCGTGGACTTCGTTCTGTTATTGGTACAACTGGATTTACAGAAGAAGAACTAAAGCAATTAACAGAGAATGCGAAAGAAAAAGCAGTAGGAACAATTATCGCTCCAAACTTTGCCATTGGTGCAGTTCTTATGATGAAATTCTCACAAATGGCAGCGAAGTACTTCCAAGATGTTGAAGTAATTGAATTGCATCATGATCAAAAATTAGATGCACCATCTGGTACAGCGGTAAAAACAGTAGAATTAATTCGTCAAAATCGTGAATCAAAGCAGCAAGGTCATCCGAATGAAGTAGAGCAACTAGAAGGTGCTCGTGGTGCAAATGTAGACGGCATTCACATTCATAGTGTACGTTTACCAGGACTTATTGCACACCAAGAAGTAATGTTTGGTGGGGACGGACAAATGTTAACGGTTCGCCATGATTCATTCAATCGTGCATCATTTATGTCTGGTGTAAAACTATCAATTGAGACAGTAATAAATCTAGATCATCTTGTGTACGGTTTAGAAAATATTATCGACTAA